The genomic stretch tgttttcatttaaaaactgatcagtttcattgtttggtttgtttttatgtctctgaTCCACTGGCATCCTCGTCTTTACATCTGTACCACTGCTGTAGTATAGATACTTTGTCTgctgtatatttacagtgtagACATCAAATGGAAAGATGACTTTAATAAGTTTATTCATTGTTGACTGTTTCTTCATAAAAAGATCAgacagtttgattgacaggacagatgatcagaggagcagagtttTTACCACCTTCATTGGTACATGGACTGAAGAATGGGtagagtttctcagtgaaggaGCAGCCAGTAAAGGAGTAGATGAGAGCTGCAGCATCTACGTCATAAAAGGAGACCAGACCCTCCTCATAATCCACAAACACCCCCACCTTCTCAGGACCAGacttcagagagagagtgattgGAGGGACAGCATTAGCTTTGTACTCATTTCCATTTCTCAGCCAAATCGTCCAGTAACCATTCCGAGGGCTCAGTTTGATGTCTCCCCTCCTCTTGATCGACTCTCTGGCCACTCCTAAAGTCCATTTAGTCTTTCCTTTAACCTGAACCTCAAAGTAAAATCTGCCTGAAGAGAAACTCTGCTTTCCtaagacaaagacacaataagAAAACCTCCCTGGGTTGTCTGGGAGATTTTTCTTCACATCACCATGTTTCACTTGTTTCTCATCATCAGACAGAATGAGTTTAGGATGTGCTGTATCAGGATCCAGAGTCACATCCACTGCATACTGCTGGACcctcttcagctcagcctcAAACAGCTTCTTCATCTCTTTACTGAGCGTCTCCTCCAGCTGAGCCACAGCTCTCACCACAGTCCCCTCATATGATGGTGGACggactctgacctctgtccagTCCTTGGTGGGTGGAGCAGCTTTCAGGGATGGGAAGttttggaggaggtggaggtggtcttcagagagtgagagctgctccacctcagtgcttctcttcatcagctcagagatttcctgttccagctctgtgatcaagtcttcagcctgtttctctgtggttttctgtttctcttccatctCCTTTATGAGCTGGTTCAGGCCTCTGTCAACAGACTCCTTCAGAGCAGTGAAGACCTGAACaccttctgctttctctctgtctgcatcatcTTTACTGATCTTGACTGAGTGTTTGATCTCCTCAATCTTCAGTCGTCTCTTCTGGATCATCTGCTGAATTTCAGCCTCtgtcttctccagctctgccttcTTTCGTTCATATTCTTCTTCCAGAGGAACAAACTCATGTGTCCTGTGgtctaaaacagagcagagcatgcagacacatgtgTGGTCGGTCTTACAGAACAGCTCCAGAGGTTTATCGTGCTTCGTACACATCCTGTCTTCCAGGTTCTCCACAGGGTCCATCAGCTGATGTCTTTTCAGGCCTGACACTGTCAGATGAGGCTCCAGGTGAGTCTCACAGTAGGAGGTCAGACACACCAGGCAGGACTTCAGGGCCTTCAGTTTGGTTCCAGTGCAGACGTCACAGGAAACTTCTCCTGGTTTGGCAAGTTgttgctctgagctgctgctgctggctttctGTTGAGCTTCCTGTCTGAACTGAGCAACCATCTCAGAGAACAAAGTGTTGATGTGAATTTCAGGTCTTCTTTTAAAAACCTTGTTACACATGGGACACCTGGATTGGACATTAATATTCCAGTGTGTCGTGATGCCAGTTTTTGCAGTAGTTGTGTCCACATGGTGTGGTGACTGGATCAGTGAACACATCCAGACAGATGGAGCACAGAAACTGATCTTCAGATCTCAGGTTGCTGGCAGCAGACATGTCTACACCCTGAGAACAAAAGTGAAAGTGTGAATAACTTTGATTTACAGACTCattcacaagaaaaaagaaacaaaatcctCAAAACTTTTACGTTAATTAACCAAACTGTTAAGTTGGGGGGGAACTGACCCAGCCATGCATTGTGCTCCCACTGCCTTCTTCTAACTTATCAAAAGGGTAAAGGAACTAACTTTAATCAAAGAAGAAGAGGTATAACTGAACTACCAGAGGTCTGCAGCctaaactaaaacaacaaaacccagcaATAGAACACATTCTGGGGAAAGGCCAGGTTGGAAAGAAACAAGGATGAGCAGGGAGAAGAAAACTCCTCACAGCCTGCTTCTGTACAGTTAGGCCCAAAaatatttggacagtgacacaagttttgttattttagctgttaatgaaaacatattcaggTTACATTATATAATCAACATGGGCTTAAAGTCCAGACTCTCAGCTGTAATTTGAGAGTATTCACATCCAAATTGGAGCAAGGGTTTAGGAATTACAGCTCTTTAATACGTAGCCGCCTCTTTTTCAAGGGACCAAAAGTAATTGAACAATTGACTCAgaaggctacaaaaaaaaaaaataataataataaggctGCATGGGCTCTTCCCTCATTAACCTGTCATCAATTAAGCAGTTAAAAGGTCTGGAGTTGATTCCAGGTGTGGTGTTTGCATTTGGAAGCTGTTGCTGTGAACACACAACATGCGGTAAAAGGAGCTCTCAATGGAGGTGAAAGGATTCATCACAAGGTGCAAACCATTAATCAGCCTCAAAAATAGAAAGGTCAGAATTGACTTTGCCAAAAAACACCTGAAGAAGCCAGCCCAGTTCTGGAACAGCTTTCTTTGGACAGATGAGACTAAGATCAACCTATAACAGAATGATGGGAAGAAGAAAGTCTGGAGAAGAATTGGAACAGCTCATGATTCGAAGCACACCACATCTTCTGTaaagcatggtgga from Lates calcarifer isolate ASB-BC8 unplaced genomic scaffold, TLL_Latcal_v3 _unitig_5234_quiver_1503, whole genome shotgun sequence encodes the following:
- the LOC108873959 gene encoding LOW QUALITY PROTEIN: E3 ubiquitin-protein ligase TRIM21-like (The sequence of the model RefSeq protein was modified relative to this genomic sequence to represent the inferred CDS: deleted 1 base in 1 codon); its protein translation is MSAASNLRSEDQFLCSICLDVFTDPVTTPCGHNYCKTGITTHWNINVQSRCPMCNKVFKRRPEIHINTLFSEMVAQFRQEAQQKASSSSSEQQLAKPGEVSCDVCTGTKLKALKSCLVCLTSYCETHLEPHLTVSGLKRHQLMDPVENLEDRMCTKHDKPLELFCKTDHTCVCMLCSVLDHRTHEFVPLEEEYERKKAELEKTEAEIQQMIQKRRLKIEEIKHSVKISKDDADREKAEGVQVFTALKESVDRGLNQLIKEMEEKQKTTEKQAEDLITELEQEISELMKRSTEVEQLSLSEDHLHLLQNFPSLKAAPPTKDWTEVRVRPPSYEGTVVRAVAQLEETLSKEMKKLFEAELKRVQQYAVDVTLDPDTAHPKLILSDDEKQVKHGDVKKNLPDNPGRFSYCVFVLGKQSFSSGRFYFEVQVKGKTKWTLGVARESIKRRGDIKLSPRNGYWTIWLRNGNEYKANAVPPITLSLKSGPEKVGVFVDYEEGLVSFYDVDAAALIYSFTGCSFTEKLYPFFSPCTNEGGKNSAPLIICPVNQTV